From Rutidosis leptorrhynchoides isolate AG116_Rl617_1_P2 chromosome 3, CSIRO_AGI_Rlap_v1, whole genome shotgun sequence, a single genomic window includes:
- the LOC139899246 gene encoding transcription factor MYB14-like, whose translation MVRAPCCAKMGLKKGPWTHDEDLILINYINLHGHPNWRALPKLAGLLRCGKSCRLRWTNYLNPDIKRGNFSREEEEMIIQLHSAMGNRWSAIAARLPGRTDNEIKNVWHTHLKKRVNSNSNSKTSESKEKVEEIKEQESVELSPFETNSSTRTSYNEIDSPQTSSTYNSSVTTSTNAYDENLCMDDMDLKNFPGIDDEFWSEIFSGENSGELPVVQENIGQFPSGCGYESILHDDMDFWFNVFTRGDELKQF comes from the exons ATGGTCAGGGCTCCTTGCTGTGCAAAAATGGGTTTGAAGAAAGGCCCATGGACACATGATGAAGATCTAATACTAATCAATTACATTAACCTTCATGGTCACCCAAATTGGCGCGCTCTTCCTAAACTAGCCG GTTTGTTGAGGTGTGGAAAGAGTTGTAGACTTAGATGGACTAATTACTTGAACCCGGATATTAAAAGGGGTAACTTTagtagagaagaagaagaaatgatcaTACAATTACACTCGGCTATGGGAAATAG ATGGTCAGCTATTGCTGCAAGATTACCAGGACGAACAGATAACGAGATAAAAAATGTATGGCATACACATTTAAAGAAACGAGTAAACTCAAACTCTAATTCAAAAACCTcggaatctaaagaaaaagttgaaGAAATAAAAGAACAAGAAAGTGTCGAATTATCGCCATTTGAGACGAATTCCAGCACTCGGACGAGTTACAATGAGATTGATTCGCCACAAACTTCTAGTACTTATAATTCTTCAGTGACTACAAGTACAAATGCCTATGATGAAAATTTGTGCATGGATGACATGGATTTAAAGAATTTTCCGGGGATAGATGATGAATTTTGGTCGGAAATATTTTCAGGTGAAAACTCCGGTGAATTACCGGTAGTCCAAGAAAACATTGGTCAATTTCCAAGTGGATGTGGGTACGAGTCAATTTTGCATGATGACATGGACTTTTGGTTCAACGTGTTCACAAGAGGAGACGAATTGAAACAATTTTAA